The following coding sequences lie in one Gemmatimonas sp. UBA7669 genomic window:
- a CDS encoding uroporphyrinogen-III synthase, with translation MNSAGRLPAHLAGLRIAVTRATERGGPLAEALRRLGATVHEVPLTRIETLDLAPLHAAVGRLAQYDWILLTSVNAVEHLARVVHERQAQAAMATRRLAVVGDATARAADEQGWRTPTVQPERSQAEGVLDALAERTDIEGSRVLYPCAAGARDVLPDGLRALGAEVDVIPVYRSASDPEGQARLAALVREQALDLVTVAAPSAVDALLDALAPEQAGRLPLACIGPVTSRAARVAGFPVKVESTAPTVEGWVRAIVQAHAATPNRTESSKAESTGNG, from the coding sequence ATGAACAGCGCGGGTCGTTTGCCGGCACACCTGGCCGGCCTGCGCATTGCCGTCACGCGTGCAACCGAACGCGGCGGCCCGCTGGCCGAGGCGCTGCGCCGCCTTGGGGCCACCGTGCACGAGGTGCCGCTCACGCGCATCGAAACACTGGACCTCGCGCCGCTGCATGCGGCTGTGGGGCGGCTGGCGCAGTACGACTGGATTCTGCTCACCAGTGTGAACGCGGTGGAGCATCTCGCGCGCGTGGTGCACGAGCGGCAGGCGCAGGCCGCCATGGCCACGCGGCGACTGGCCGTGGTGGGTGACGCCACCGCGCGCGCCGCCGATGAGCAGGGCTGGCGCACACCTACCGTGCAGCCCGAGCGCTCGCAGGCCGAAGGCGTGCTGGATGCCCTGGCCGAGCGCACGGACATCGAGGGCAGCCGGGTGCTGTACCCCTGCGCGGCCGGGGCGCGCGATGTGCTGCCCGACGGGCTGCGCGCGCTGGGCGCCGAGGTGGATGTGATTCCGGTGTACCGCTCGGCCAGTGACCCGGAGGGACAGGCGCGGCTGGCGGCCCTCGTTCGCGAGCAGGCGCTGGATCTGGTGACCGTGGCCGCGCCGAGCGCCGTGGACGCCCTGCTCGACGCCCTCGCGCCCGAACAGGCCGGGCGTCTGCCTCTGGCCTGCATTGGACCGGTCACCTCACGCGCCGCGCGTGTGGCCGGCTTTCCGGTGAAAGTGGAAAGCACGGCGCCCACCGTGGAGGGTTGGGTGCGCGCCATCGTGCAGGCGCATGCGGCCACGCCAAACAGGACGGAGTCGTCCAAGGCGGAGTCGACCGGGAACGGTTAA